One window of Trichoderma breve strain T069 chromosome 3, whole genome shotgun sequence genomic DNA carries:
- a CDS encoding cobB/CobQ-like glutamine amidotransferase domain-containing protein — MPYEVLVGGSCYTPSDAQKLRELINKSSPSKVKDIQGQWIYYVNLQVSSHDTLEQVEELLQDVRGWGLGSEGPGNALTIYATPRYISPWSSKATSIAHVCGLRERVLRIERGRRISIQFEEPLSEGQDATFRDVLYDRMTELWTAEPPSLVQMFESKAPSSLVAVDIFADKEDPLRILREYNVKKGLSLDESEMQYLVDVFTKLGRPPHDVELFMFAQVNSEHCRHKVFNSAWTIDGVPQDKSLFEMIKTTHKTTPDFTVSAYSDNAAVLEGDNANVWAPDYSTGSWKLTPEVVHILTKVETHNHPTAISPFPGAATGSGGEIRDEGAVGRGSTTKAGLSGFWVSDLLIPDNHAPWESDIGRPRHYASSLDIMLEAPIGSARFNNEFGRPALAGVFRTLLTPEESKEDSDVSSVANWRGYHKPIMIAGGLGSVRPQHALKEERYVQEGAHVIVLGGPAMLIGLGGGAASSSAGGEQSADLDFDSVQRGNPEMERRAQMVINTCTALGEHNPIAMIHDVGAGGLSNALPELVKDAGFGGNFELRQVESMDRSMSPLEIWCNEAQERYVLLINADSMNRFTSICRRERCGFSDVGTVISKNEHGATSLILTDRESKEYPRPIDLPMDALFPPKRLLQRDVASKKPTLLPFNAFSSLQKAVERVFLMPSVGSKSFLITIGDRSVGGLTVRDQMVGPWQTPVADVAVTATSFHIGTKQKTGEAMAMGEKPTLAMIDPAASARMAIAESLMNIGAADVTEDLRRVKLSANWMAAVNHAGEGAALYEAVRAAMEMCTRLRVSIPVGKDSTSMKASWKNEEDSKNVTAPVSVVISAFSAVRDIRSTWTPQLRRVEDVGETSLMFVDLAEGRRAMGGSALAQSLGAVGDKAPDMKNFDLITDYFDALSQLHRSGVVLAYHDRSDGGLITTVAEMMFAGRCGVDMMLDGISKSGKPEDIIDAMFNEELGAVFQIRTEDEINFKRCFATCGPPPGLIRKFGVVRSTSKQSLNIRHAGMTFATLDRTEMQQWWSKTSYEMQKIRDNSACAESEFGTISDSADPGITYKLSYSPAENILPITSSITGFFGRIPRVAILREQGVNGHAELAYAFKAAGFEPIDVHMTDVLDGRSLADFTGLACPGGFSYGDVLGAGQGWAKSILMHDNTRREFSAFFKRPDTFALGVCNGCQMLTRIKELIPGAQDWPNFVDNTSQQFEARYSMVKVQVDKSKPSIFFHGMNGSELPIVVSHGEGRAKFGSPNSLQTLTESGMVPLRYVDNRGNVTEQYPYNPNGSPMGVAGVASPDGRVVAMMPHPERTIMADITSYAPPEDIEEWGEFGPWLRMFRSARRWVG, encoded by the exons ATGCCGTACGAGGTTCTTGTTGGAGGCTCGTGCTACACGCCTTCGGATGCCCAGAAGCTGCGCGAGCTCATCAACAAGTCCAGCCCctccaaggtcaaggacatCCAGGGCCAATGGATCTACTATGTGAACCTGCAGGTGTCGTCTCACGATACTCTGGAGCAGgttgaggagctgctgcaggatGTTCGCGGCTGGGGGCTTGGTTCCGAGGGTCCCGGAAACGCCCTGACGATATACGCAACGCCTCGCTACATTTCGCCATGGAGCTCCAAGGCCACCAGCATTGCCCACGTCTGTGGCCTGAGGGAGCGAGTCTTGCGCATTGAGCGAGGCCGTCGCATCTCTATCCAGTTTGAGGAGCCCTTGTCCGAGGGCCAGGATGCCACGTTCCGCGATGTGCTCTACGACCGCATGACGGAGCTGTGGACTGCTGAGCCGCCGTCTTTGGTGCAGATGTTCGAGTCCAAggcaccttcttctctggtTGCTGTCGACATTTTCGCGGACAAGGAGGACCCTCTTCGAATTCTCAGGGAGTACAATGTCAAGAAGGGCCTCAGTCTTGACGAATCCGAGATGCAGTACCTCGTTGACGTGTTCACCAAACTTGGGCGCCCGCCCCATGATGTGGAGCTCTTCATGTTTGCCCAGGTCAACTCAGA ACACTGCCGACACAAAGTCTTCAACTCGGCGTGGACCATTGATGGCGTCCCTCAGGACAAGAGTCTTTTTGAGATGATCAAGACGACCCACAAGACCACGCCTGACTTTACTGTCTCAGCTTACAGCGATAATGCGGCGGTCCTTGAAGGCGACAACGCCAACGTTTGGGCTCCTGATTATTCTACTGGCTCCTGGAAGCTCACTCCAGAAGTCGTCCACATTCTCACCAAGGTTGAG ACTCACAACCACCCCACTGCCATCTC GCCCTTCCCCGGCGCAGCTACCGGTTCAGGTGGAGAGATTCGAGATGAAGGTGCCGTTGGACGAGGTTCTACGACAAAGGCTGGCTTGAGCGGCTTCTGGGTCTCAGACCTGCTCATCCCCGACAACCACGCCCCTTGGGAGAGTGACATTGGCCGACCTCGCCACTATGCTAGCAGTCTCGACATTATGCTCGAGGCACCTATTGGTAGTGCCCGGTTCAACAACGAATTCGGACGTCCGGCTCTTGCAGGTGTTTTTAGAACTCTCCTGACACCCGAGGAATCCAAGGAAGACTCCGACGTCTCAAGCGTTGCCAACTGGCGCGGCTACCACAAGCCTATTATGATTGCTGGTGGTCTCGGATCTGTACGACCTCAGCACGCCCTCAAAGAGGAGCGATATGTCCAGGAAGGTGCCCACGTTATTGTCCTCGGAGGTCCTGCGATGCTCATCGGTCTCGGCGGCGGTGCTGCCTCCAGCAGTGCCGGTGGAGAGCAAAGCGCCGATCTCGACTTTGACAGTGTTCAGCGCGGTAATCCTGAG ATGGAACGACGCGCTCAAATGGTTATCAACACTTGCACTGCCTTGGGTGAACACAACCCGATTGCCATGATTCACGATGTTGGTGCTGGTGGATTGTCCAATGCCCTCCCCGAGT TGGTCAAGGACGCTGGATTCGGAGGAAATTTTGAGCTTCGCCAGGTGGAAAGCATGGACCGAAGCATGAGCCCATTGGAGATTTGGTGCAACGAAGCCCAAGAGCGATACGTTCTCCTGATCAACGCCGACAGCATGAACCGTTTCACAAGCATCTGCCGCAGAGAACGATGCGGATTTTCAGACGTCGGAACCGTTATTTCCAAGAACGAGCACGGAGCTACCAGCCTGATCCTCACAGACAGAGAGTCCAAGGAGTACCCCCGGCCCATCGATCTCCCCATGGAcgcccttttccctcccaagCGCTTGCTTCAGCGGGATGTTGCTTCCAAGAAGCCCACTCTGCTCCCATTCAACGCCTTTTCCAGCCTCCAGAAG GCCGTTGAGCGTGTTTTCTTGATGCCATCAGTTGGTTCCAAGTCATTCTTGATTACCATTGGCGATCGAAGCGTCGGTGGTCTCACCGTGCGTGATCAGATGGTTGGACCATGGCAGACACCGGTTGCCGACGTTGCGGTAACAGCTACGTCGTTCCATATCGGTACCAAGCAGAAGACGGGTGAGGCCATGGCTATGGGTGAGAAACCTACTCTCGCCATGATTGACCCAGCAGCCTCTGCCAGAATGGCCATCGCCGAAAGTTTGATGAACATCGGTGCCGCTGATGTCACAGAAGATCTGCGTCGCGTCAAGCTTTCTGCCAACTGGATGGCCGCCGTGAACCACGCTGGTGAGGGAGCAGCATTGTATGAAGCCGTCCGAGCGGCCATGGAGATGTGCACCAGGCTCCGAGTCAGTATCCCCGTCGGCAAGGACTCGACATCGATGAAGGCATCATGGAAGAATGAGGAGGACTCAAAGAACGTCACGGCACCAGTTTCTGTCGTCATTTCTGCCTTCTCGGCAGTTCGTGATATTCGCAGCACTTGGACTCCCCAGCTCCGTCGCGTCGAGGACGTGGGCGAGACTAGTCTCATGTTCGTCGACCTTGCAGAGGGACGAAGAGCCATGGGCGGTTCCGCACTCGCTCAGTCtcttggtgccgttggcgaCAAGGCACCCGACATGAAGAACTTTGACCTCATCACAGACTACTTTGATGCCTTGTCCCAGCTTCACCGAAGCGGCGTTGTCCTGGCTTACCACGACAGATCTGACGGTGGTCTCATCACCACCGTTGCTGAGATGATGTTCGCTGGCCGCTGTGGCGTTGACATGATGCTGGATGGCATTTCCAAGTCGGGCAAGCCCGAGGATATCATCGATGCCATGTTCAACGAAGAGCTTGGTGCTGTGTTCCAGATCCGCACCGAGGATGAGATCAACTTCAAGCGATGCTTCGCTACCTGCGGACCTCCACCCGGCCTGATTCGCAAGTTTGGTGTTGTCCGATCGACCTCGAAGCAGAGCCTAAACATTCGCCACGCAGGCATGACCTTTGCCACCCTGGACCGAACCGAGATGCAGCAGTGGTGGTCCAAGACGTCGTACGAGATGCAAAAGATCCGAGACAACTCTGCCTGTGCCGAGTCCGAGTTTGGTACCATTTCCGATTCTGCGGACCCGGGCATCACCTATAAGCTGTCATATTCGCCTGCTGAAAACATTCTCCCCATCACCTCGTCCATCACTGGCTTCTTTGGAAGAATCCCTCGTGTTGCCATTCTCAGAGAACAGGGTGTCAACGGCCACGCCGAACTGGCTTATGCCTTCAAGGCTGCCGGCTTCGAGCCCATTGATGTCCACATGACGGATGTCCTTGACGGACGCTCTCTCGCCGACTTCACCGGTCTGGCTTGCCCCGGAGGCTTCTCGTACGGTGACGTGCTCGGCGCCGGCCAGGGCTGGGCCAAGTCGATCCTCATGCACGACAACACGCGCAGGGAATTCtccgccttcttcaagcgCCCGGACACCTTTGCGCTCGGCGTGTGCAACGGCTGCCAGATGCTCACCCGcatcaaggagctcatcCCCGGCGCGCAGGACTGGCCCAACTTTGTCGACAACACCAGCCAGCAGTTCGAGGCCCGCTACAGCATGGTCAAGGTGCAGGTCGACAAGTCCAagc
- a CDS encoding short chain dehydrogenase domain-containing protein, whose translation MFDHLIDQVSQVYPPKPSFVETELSDLHGKVYLITGANTGVGKELAKILYAKNASVYIAARSEERALAAINEIETSSPQSSGKLAFLQLDLADLTTIPASAQKFLGRESKLHVLFNNAGVMNPGKGSITKQGYELQLGVNNIGTYFFTKLLSPILVETAKSEKPGTVRVIWVASSAAESPAVPKGGVDMKTIGKRTEMGDFTSYALSKAGNYLHAVEMAKRFKDKGVVSIALNPGNLDSELWRTQGAIASKFLKAFVLHPPKYGAYTELFAGLSPAVTMERSGDWVGPWGRFLSVRGDLKKASEEESKGGLGTSKAFLEWTDEQIRQYE comes from the exons ATGTTTGACCACTTGATCGACCAAGTATCGCAGGTCTACCCACCAAAGCCATCCTTTGTCGAAACAGAACTATCAGACCTCCATGGAAAG GTGTACCTTATAACCGGCGCCAACACTGGTGTTGGCAAAGAACTCGCCAAAATCCTCTACGCCAAAAATGCCAGCGTATACATCGCCGCTCGCTCAGAAGAAAGGGCCCTAGCTGCCATAAATGAAATTGAAACATCTTCACCACAGTCCAGTGGCAAGCTGGCATTCTTGCAGCTCGACCTCGCAGATTTGACCACAATTCCAGCCTCAGCCCAGAAGTTCCTCGGCAGGGAATCCAAGCTGCACGTTCTTTTCAACAATGCTGGCGTTATGAATCCAGGCAAAGGATCAATTACAAAGCAAGGCTACGAGCTTCAACTAGGAGTGAATAATATCGGCACCTACTTCTTCACTAAACTTCTATCGCCTATCCTCGTTGAAACAGCCAAGTCAGAGAAACCTGGAACCGTACGCGTGATATGGGTCGCCTCATCCGCTGCTGAGTCGCCGGCCGTCCCCAAGGGAGGCGTTGACATGAAAACGATTGGTAAGCGGACTGAGATGGGTGACTTTACAAGCTATGCTCTTAGCAAAGCAGGCAATTATCTGCATGCCGTTGAAATGGCGAAGCGTTTCAAGGATAAAGGGGTAGTAAGTATCGCCTTGAATCCAGGGAATCTCGATTCGGAGCTGTGGAGGACCCAGGGGGCGATTGCTTCAAAGTTCCTCAAGGCGTTTGTCTTGCATCCGCCTAAATATGGTGCTTATACAGAGTTGTTCGCTGGGTTATCGCCAGCTGTCACAATGGAGCGTAGTGGCGATTGGG TTGGTCCATGGGGGCGATTTTTGAGTGTACGAGGCGATCTGAAAAAGGCCTCTgaggaagagagcaaaggTGGTCTGGGGACTTCCAAGGCCTTTTTGGAATGGACTGACGAACAAATACGACAATATGAGTAA
- a CDS encoding short chain dehydrogenase domain-containing protein, giving the protein MPEHVLVIGATGNIGVSAVKGALNSGRQVLAIVRNQASAEKLYKHVGSTEGIKVIEADATSDTGIKSVVDQVKAGKLPDFQHVYTCVGGEYTNVPLKSITTERLRKNINMSLEANFFAYRDTIEYLQEQGHPDSTWTICTGSQGDMAIFALPAITQGPLFSMATAAARENEKTNVRVNEVYLMFRVEVDEDAAQHGVTSSSEFAANYEGILSNPEIRSSRVRVASPADIKDLKWAKKF; this is encoded by the exons ATGCCCGAGCATGTGCTAGTAATTGGAGCCACTGGCAACATTGGTGTATCTGCCGTTAAGGGTGCTCTGAACTCTGGGCGTCAGGTCTTGGCCATCGTTCGTAATCAAGCCTCGGCTGAGAAGCTCTACAAACACGTCGGGTCAACCGAGGGCATTAAAGTTATTGAGGCAGATGCCACGTCTGACACTGGAATTAAAAGTGTTGTTGACCAGGTCAAGGCTGGTAAACTACCAGACTTCCAACATGTGTACACATGCG TCGGCGGTGAATACACAAATGTTCCTCTGAAAAGCATTACTACTGAGAGGCTTCGTAAAAACATAAACATGTCCTTGGAGGCCAACTTCT TTGCGTACCGAGACACCATCGAGTATTTACAAGAGCAAGGCCACCCTGACAGCACATGGACCATCTGCACGGGATCACAAGGCGACATGGCCATCTTTGCGCTGCCAGCCATAACACAAGGTCCTTTATTCTCGATGGCAACGGCGGCTGCCCGCGAGAACGAGAAAACTAATGTGCGCGTGAACGAGGTGTACCTCATGTTCCGTGTcgaagttgatgaagatgctgcaCAGCACGGCGTCACAAGCAGCTCCGAGTTTGCTGCCAACTACGAGGGTATCCTTTCCAACCCGGAGATTCGCAGCTCGCGTGTGCGTGTTGCTTCTCCGGCTGATATCAAGGACCTCAAGTGGGCAAAGAAATTCTAA
- a CDS encoding WSC domain-containing protein: MGLAVLFITAFIGLAKGLASTDTITWGGDNSRTGYQTNHNMDPSVVGSSSFGQLFQTRLPGTYAGSAEQIFSQPLVYTPSGGTKQYVYIATQQNNIYKLDAKTGDIVASRNLHIPFLAADLDGCVDINPNIGITATGVIDPDTDTIYYTSKTYVDQTALGVPQGRDAGRYFFHALDANDLSERPNFPVPLDGIIARNNDLRMFTGGIHLQRTALLHSGQFIYGGFASHCVQYNFTGWIMGWDKTTGKVVEHYAMEGKGVANDIKGAGVWMSGGGIASDDAGSIWYATGNGYASQLANVPVKGFNPPTSLEEAAVHMTINSNGSLSLVDFFMPWEKQALDGADKDLGTSPLEILPSEFACGDVKRIGVVTGKSGKTYWLNLDNLGGYRNGPNNLDDAIQVYQNDNSVYAGAGVYPLEGGYIYINVIQHPSNVFKFSCTDGVPSFTKVATTPETNAYILGVSHGTTTSLNGQPGTGLLWVTDVQGLNLRIYDAVPKNGLLNMINSFNIPGVMKFTRPVFGDAIVYVGTNQGLFYGFGSPVNAPLNCTSPVAFGNVDLKTSSASQSVECTALIDVTVTGVGLDSTKDFSISGLPNTPLQLAEGESFTIQAKFSPTVVGLISNDIVVNTTNGVGGYSPNTHARLTGTGQSPGPLLSAAPTTITFQGVVTGQDPDGITETLILNNLGNGPLTIQSVQYSSTSSSGPWQTWNGSGNLTVGKFTFQKMPTSLGPQSSAAIQIQFDGSESGTFSGFVTFVSNGGNQTVSIAGSSGPAAVALLEFQTPDESGWTKYVNGTPFTFGNVTQNNGRSLKFRITNNATKGGVNLSLTVSKPPFGVAGLIRAINQVDLAEGTSLAPGESANATLTCTVPKSQWDVDPYNGTAQWTLNTNDPNLGKQFIQFFCQAVSEQAPPLLPNSDQSRYRYIGCYKENNPGRQLSNQLYGSDDSTNAMCVSACADKNYAYCGTQYHTECWGGNTIPNLKVDDSNCNYYCGGDINQVCGGNGDGTAAYISVFADALQPGDGSTNPPPPTGGPVVNPGVDGYASIGCYTEATDARALPYEVDTDKRTVAQCVDACKVGHYTYAGVEYGGECWCGDSFGDGAVSAPITDCAMTCNDNSTEYCGGPNRLNVYKLDTTAVSTTVSTTVDESTTAIATTTSVSSSSPTPTGPVVNPGQDGYKSIGCYTEATDARALANFIETANQTVADCLQVCKADGYTYAGLEYGGECWCDNSFGKGSVPAPIEDCSMTCNGNSTEYCGGPNRLNVYQLKKLATTTSVPATTVPATTASASSSATAIATPTGPAIKKSVRGYTYQGCWEEPPNDRAIIEQMYANDSMTLESCADFCKGFTYFGTEYGRECYCGNVLKEGSQKAANQDDCSFLCAGNDKEYCGAGSRLELYKLLTNATTTATPSSSPTAPSEPSSTPTTPSGITDPVIFQGNKNFTFYGCFSEPSAGKLMDNQAYNNDTTMTPQVCFSHCAQYKYAGVEYGQECWCGDTLDLAGWEDSTPGKNVTVDECNVVCPGNSTEYCGAGNRLQLYVKKTAVSRRW; encoded by the exons ATGGGACTGGCTGTGCTGTTCATCACGGCCTTTATCGGCCTGGCCAAAGGCCTGGCTTCGACCGATACCATCACTTGGGGTGGTGACAATTCCAGAACTGGATACCAGAC CAACCACAACATGGATCCTTCCGTCGTTGGGAGTTCTTCATTTGGTCAATTGTTCCAAACTCGACTTCCTGGCACCTATGCCGGTTCTGCCGAACAAATCTTTTCTCAGCCTCTCGTCTATACGCCCAGCGGCGGGACTAAGCAGTATGTGTATATAGCTACACAACAGAACAATATTTACAAGCTCGACGCAAAGACGGGCGACATTGTTGCCTCCAGAAATCTTCACATCCCTTTCTTGGCTGCAGACCTTGATGGATGCGTTGACATCAACCCCAATATTGGAATCACGGCAACGGGTGTGATTGACCCTGATACCGATACCATCTACTACACCTCAAAGACATATGTCGACCAAACCGCATTGGGTGTACCGCAGGGTCGTGATGCTGGCCGATACTTTTTTCACGCGTTAGACGCCAATGATCTCAGCGAGCGGCCCAACTTTCCAGTTCCTCTTGATGGCATTATTGCCCGCAACAACGACTTGCGAATGTTCACTGGTGGAATTCACCTCCAACGAACCGCGTTGCTTCATAGCGGCCAGTTTATCTACGGTGGGTTTGCGTCACATTGCGTCCAGTACAATTTCACCGGCTGGATCATGGGCTGGGACAAGACTACCGGCAAGGTGGTTGAGCACTACGCCATGGAAGGCAAGGGCGTTGCAAACGATATCAAAGGTGCTGGCGTTTGGATGTCTGGCGGAGGCATTGCTTCTGATGACGCTGGCTCTATTTGGTACGCGACTGGAAACGGCTACGCGTCTCAACTAGCCAATGTTCCTGTCAAGGGCTTCAATCCTCCCACGTCGTTGGAAGAGGCTGCTGTTCACATGACAATTAACTCAAACGGTAGTCTGAGTCTGGTGGATTTCTTCATGCCATGGGAGAAACAGGCTTTGGACGGCGCCGATAAAGATCTCGGCACTAGTCCTCTCGAGATCCTGCCGAGTGAATTCGCTTGTGGCGATGTAAAGCGCATCGGTGTTGTTACTGGCAAAAGTGGCAAGACATACTGGCTGAATTTGGACAACTTGGGTGGCTACAGAAACGGGCCCAACAATTTGGATGATGCTATTCAAGTCTACCAGAACGACAACTCCGTCTATGCTGGCGCCGGTGTCTATCCTCTAGAAGGCGGCTACATCTACATCAACGTTATTCAACACCCGTCCAATGTCTTCAAGTTTTCATGTACCGATGGCGTTCCTTCGTTTACCAAAGTTGCCACGACTCCGGAAACGAATGCCTACATCCTCGGCGTCAGCCATGGAACCACCACATCCCTCAACGGTCAGCCAGGAACTGGTCTTCTCTGGGTGACAGATGTTCAAGGTTTGAATCTCCGCATCTACGACGCCGTCCCCAAAAATGGACTGCTCAACATGATCAATTCGTTCAACATCCCTGGCGTCATGAAGTTCACCCGACCTGTCTTTGGAGATGCCATTGTGTACGTTGGTACCAACCAGGGCCTTTTCTATGGTTTCGGATCGCCCGTTAACGCACCTCTCAACTGCACATCCCCTGTTGCATTTGGCAATGTTGACTTGAAAACATCTAGCGCTTCCCAGTCTGTTGAATGCACGGCCCTGATTGACGTTACCGTTACTGGTGTTGGGCTTGACTCTACCAAAGACTTTAGCATATCCGGTCTTCCCAATACACCTCTCCAGTTAGCAGAAGGGGAGTCCTTTACTATCCAAGCCAAGTTCAGCCCTACCGTCGTCGGACTCATTTCAAACGATATTGTCGTTAACACCACGAATGGTGTTGGCGGCTACAGCCCTAATACCCACGCCCGACTGACTGGAACTGGCCAAAGCCCTGGTCCTCTACTATCTGCCGCCCCAACCACGATTACCTTCCAAGGTGTTGTTACTGGGCAGGACCCTGACGGCATTACGGAAACTCTGATACTCAACAATCTTGGAAATGGACCTCTGACTATCCAGAGCGTTCAATATTCATCAACTAGTTCCTCTGGCCCTTGGCAAACATGGAATGGATCGGGCAATTTGACAGTCGGCAAGTTTACTTTCCAAAAGATGCCTACTTCTCTCGGACCTCAATCGAGTGCTGCTATCCAAATTCAGTTTGATGGCTCTGAAAGTGGTACTTTCTCCGGCTTTGTCACGTTTGTATCCAACGGTGGCAACCAAACTGTTTCTATCGCTGGTTCTTCCGGCCCTGCTGCCGTTGCACTGCTTGAGTTTCAGACCCCAGATGAGTCTGGTTGGACAAAATATGTCAATGGCACTCCCTTTACTTTTGGAAATGTTACCCAGAACAACGGTCGCTCGCTCAAGTTCCGCATTACCAACAATGCAACAAAGGGCGGCGTCAACCTGTCCCTTACCGTTTCAAAGCCACCTTTTGGCGTCGCCGGTCTCATTCGAGCCATCAACCAGGTAGACCTTGCAGAGGGAACATCTTTGGCTCCAGGAGAGAGTGCGAACGCCACCCTCACCTGTACCGTCCCCAAATCCCAGTGGGATGTCGATCCTTACAACGGCACTGCACAATGGACTTTGAACACCAATGACCCGAACCTTGGAAAGCAGTTTATACAGTTCTTTTGTCAGGCTGTGTCAGAGCAGGCTCCCCCTCTGCTGCCCAACAGCGACCAGAGCCGATACCGATATATTGGATGCTACAAGGAGAACAACCCAGGCCGCCAACTTTCCAACCAGCTTTACGGAAGTGATGACAGCACCAACGCCATGTGTGTCTCTGCATGCGCTGATAAGAACTATGCCTACTGCGGCACTCAATACCATACAGAGTGCTGGGGAGGCAACACCATTCCCAATCTCAAGGTGGACGACTCTAACTGTAATTACTACTGCGGTGGAGATATCAATCAGGTGTGCGGTGGAAACGGCGATGGCACTGCGGCGTATATCTCTGTTTTTGCCGATGCCCTTCAACCGGGAGATGGCTCTACGAATCCTCCGCCACCAACCGGAGGCCCTGTTGTGAATCCCGGCGTTGATGGCTATGCTAGCATTGGATGCTACACTGAAGCCACCGACGCGCGTGCTCTTCCTTACGAAGTGGACACTGATAAGCGGACTGTGGCTCAATGTGTTGACGCCTGTAAAGTTGGTCATTACACTTATGCCGGTGTTGAATATGGGGGCGAG TGCTGGTGCGGTGATTCCTTTGGCGATGGGGCGGTTTCTGCTCCCATCACAGATTGTGCAATGACTTGCAATGATAATTCTACCGAATATTGTGGCGGCCCGAATCGTCTTAACGTATATAAACTCGACACTACTGCTGTGTCTACGACGGTTTCTACCACTGTTG ATGAGAGTACCACGGCAATTGCAACTACAACGAGTGtttcttccagcagcccGACACCCACTGGTCCGGTTGTTAATCCTGGCCAAGATGGCTACAAAAGCATTGGATGTTATACCGAAGCGACAGACGCTCGAGCTCTTGCCAATTTCATCGAGACAGCCAACCAAACGGTCGCGGACTGTCTGCAGGTGTGCAAGGCGGACGGCTATACCTATGCTGGCCTTGAATATGGCGGAGAATGTTGGTGCGATAATTCATTTGGCAAGGGATCCGTTCCCGCACCTATCGAGGACTGCAGCATGACTTGTAACGGCAACTCGACAGAGTATTGCGGTGGTCCGAACAGGCTCAATGTGTACCAGCTCAAGAAGTTGGCCACCACAACCTCTGTGCCCGCAACTACTGTGCCTGCGACCACTGCCTCTGCGAGTtcatcagcaacagccatTGCAACTCCTACTGGCCCCGCGATCAAAAAATCCGTCAGAGGTTACACATACCAGGGATGCTGGGAGGAGCCGCCTAATGATCGAGCCATCATTGAGCAGATGTATGCTAACGACTCGATGACACTCGAGTCTTGCGCCGATTTCTGCAAAGGCTTCACTTACTTTGGCACTGAGTACGGTAGAGAATGCTACTGTGGTAATGTCTTGAAGGAAGGCAGCCAAAAGGCCGCTAATCAAGATGACTGCTCGTTTCTTTGCGCTGGTAACGACAAGGAATACTGCGGCGCTGGGTCCAGACTCGAACTGTACAAGCTCTTAACGAATGCTACAACAACCGCAACACCATCCAGCAGTCCAACGGCGCCTAGTGAACCATCTAGCACCCCGACAACGCCTAGTGGTATTACAGACCCCGTCATCTTCCAGGGCAACAAGAACTTTACCTTTTATGGATGTTTCTCAGAGCCTTCGGCAGGTAAGCTGATGGACAACCAAGCTTACAACAACGACACAACCATGACACCTCAGGTCTGCTTCTCTCACTGTGCGCAGTACAAGTACGCTGGTGTCGAGTATGGCCAAGAGTGTTGGTGTGGCGACACTCTGGATCTTGCAGGCTGGGAAGACTCTACGCCAGGCAAGAATGTGACGGTTGACGAGTGTAATGTTGTGTGCCCTGGAAACTCTACGGAATACTGTGGTGCTGGAAATAGGCTGCAGCTGtatgtgaagaagacggctgTTAGTCGACGATGGTGA